Proteins encoded by one window of Sediminicoccus rosea:
- the trmD gene encoding tRNA (guanosine(37)-N1)-methyltransferase TrmD: protein MSWHATILTLFPEMFPGPLGVSLAGRALREGIWRCEALDIRSFATDRHRTVDDTPFGGGAGMVMRPDVADAAISAAMPDGDARPLVYLTPRGRLLDQAMVRDFAAGPGVVLFCGRYEGLDQRVIEARGMREVSLGDYVLSGGEVAALALLDACVRLLPGVMGASESAVEESHSAGLLEYPHYTRPAEWQGRAVPPVLLSGHHAEVARWRRTQSEAATRERRPDLWNRMQVAGAQAPA, encoded by the coding sequence ATGAGCTGGCACGCGACGATCCTGACGCTCTTCCCGGAGATGTTCCCCGGGCCGCTCGGTGTCTCGCTCGCCGGGCGCGCGCTGCGCGAGGGCATCTGGCGCTGCGAAGCGCTGGACATCCGCAGCTTCGCGACGGACCGCCACCGCACCGTGGACGACACGCCCTTCGGCGGCGGCGCCGGCATGGTCATGCGCCCCGATGTGGCGGATGCCGCCATCTCGGCCGCGATGCCGGATGGCGATGCGCGGCCGCTGGTCTATCTGACGCCGCGTGGCCGGCTGCTCGACCAGGCGATGGTCCGCGACTTTGCGGCCGGGCCCGGCGTCGTGCTGTTCTGCGGCCGGTACGAGGGCCTGGATCAGCGGGTGATCGAGGCGCGCGGCATGCGCGAGGTCAGCCTCGGCGACTACGTCCTTTCGGGGGGCGAGGTTGCCGCTCTGGCGTTGCTCGATGCCTGCGTGCGGCTGCTGCCCGGCGTCATGGGTGCCTCCGAAAGCGCCGTCGAGGAAAGCCACAGCGCGGGGCTGCTCGAATACCCGCACTACACGCGGCCCGCCGAATGGCAGGGCCGCGCCGTCCCGCCCGTGCTGCTCTCGGGCCACCATGCCGAGGTGGCGCGCTGGCGGCGCACCCAATCCGAGGCCGCGACGCGCGAGCGGCGGCCCGATCTCTGGAACCGCATGCAGGTTGCGGGCGCGCAAGCCCCGGCCTAA
- the leuC gene encoding 3-isopropylmalate dehydratase large subunit: MSDGKPRTLFDKIWAAHVVETLPDGTALLYIDLHLTHEVTTPQAFEGLRLAGRKIRRPDLTLGVIDHNIATDASRYTGIVDPESRLQVETLEKNAAEFGMPLIPLLDQRQGIVHVIGPELGRSLPGMTIVCGDSHTSTHGAMGALAFGIGTSEVEHVLATQTLLQKPAKNMQVLVEGNLAIGCSGKDITLAIIGKIGTAGGTGHVIEYCGDTIRALDMAGRMTLCNMSIEGGARAGMVAPDQTTFDYIRGRPMAPKGEALERAMEYWRSLPSDPGAHYDRVVKLAAHEIAPQVTWGTSPEDVLPITGVVPNPEEAKDEARRAQLRRMVEYMGLTPGQKLTDLKIDVAFIGSCTNSRIEDIRAAAAIAKGRRVADGVRAMVVPGSGLVKAQAEAEGLDRILTEAGFEWREAGCSMCLGMNPDKLTPGQRSASTSNRNFEGRQGPGGRTHLLSPAMAAAAAIAGHLADVRDYQPKGSL; encoded by the coding sequence ATGAGCGACGGAAAGCCGCGCACGCTGTTCGACAAGATCTGGGCCGCCCATGTGGTCGAGACGCTGCCGGACGGGACGGCCCTTCTCTACATCGACCTCCACCTCACCCATGAGGTGACGACGCCGCAGGCCTTCGAGGGGCTGCGCCTCGCCGGCCGCAAGATCCGCCGGCCGGACCTGACGCTCGGCGTGATCGACCACAACATCGCCACTGACGCCTCGCGCTACACCGGCATTGTGGACCCCGAGAGCCGCCTGCAGGTGGAGACGCTGGAGAAGAACGCGGCCGAATTCGGCATGCCGCTGATCCCGTTGCTCGACCAGCGCCAGGGCATCGTCCATGTCATTGGGCCGGAACTGGGGCGTTCGCTGCCGGGTATGACCATCGTCTGCGGTGACAGCCACACCTCGACGCATGGTGCGATGGGCGCGCTCGCCTTCGGCATCGGCACCTCCGAGGTGGAGCATGTGCTGGCGACGCAGACGCTGCTGCAGAAGCCGGCCAAGAACATGCAGGTGCTGGTCGAGGGCAACCTCGCCATCGGCTGCTCGGGCAAGGACATCACGCTCGCCATCATCGGCAAGATTGGCACGGCGGGCGGCACCGGCCACGTCATCGAGTATTGCGGCGACACCATTCGCGCGCTCGACATGGCCGGCCGCATGACGCTCTGCAACATGTCCATCGAGGGCGGCGCGCGCGCCGGCATGGTGGCGCCGGACCAGACCACCTTCGACTATATCCGCGGTCGCCCCATGGCACCGAAAGGCGAGGCGCTGGAGCGCGCCATGGAATATTGGCGCAGCCTGCCGAGCGATCCGGGCGCGCATTACGACCGCGTGGTGAAGCTTGCCGCGCATGAGATCGCACCGCAGGTCACCTGGGGCACCAGCCCCGAGGACGTGCTGCCCATCACCGGCGTGGTGCCCAACCCGGAAGAGGCGAAGGACGAGGCGCGCCGCGCCCAGCTTCGCCGCATGGTCGAATACATGGGCCTGACGCCGGGCCAGAAGCTGACGGACCTCAAGATCGACGTCGCCTTCATCGGCAGCTGCACCAACAGCCGCATCGAGGACATCCGCGCCGCCGCCGCCATCGCCAAGGGCCGCCGCGTGGCCGATGGCGTGCGCGCCATGGTGGTGCCGGGTTCCGGCCTCGTGAAGGCGCAGGCGGAAGCCGAGGGGCTGGATCGCATTCTGACCGAGGCCGGCTTCGAGTGGCGCGAGGCGGGCTGCTCGATGTGCCTCGGCATGAACCCGGACAAGCTGACGCCGGGCCAGCGCAGCGCCAGCACCAGCAACCGCAACTTCGAAGGGCGCCAGGGCCCGGGCGGGCGCACGCACCTGCTCTCGCCCGCCATGGCTGCGGCGGCTGCGATTGCCGGCCACCTGGCCGATGTGCGTGATTATCAGCCCAAGGGGAGCCTGTGA
- the leuD gene encoding 3-isopropylmalate dehydratase small subunit, protein MQAFTTLTGIAAPLPKANVDTDQIIPARFLKSIARTGFGKNLFANFRYNADGSEQPDFVLNQEPYRKAEILIAFENFGCGSSREHAPWALLDFGIRCVIAPDFADIFHNNSFKNGLLPIRLPREICEKLMEDAKLGGNARITVDLERNVVVRPNGEEIPFAIDPFRRHCLLNGLDDIGQTMQHTQSIDSYEDKQRQAQPWLHAAENRL, encoded by the coding sequence ATGCAAGCCTTCACCACGCTGACCGGCATCGCGGCCCCGCTGCCCAAGGCCAATGTCGACACCGACCAGATCATCCCCGCGCGCTTCCTGAAGTCCATCGCGCGCACGGGCTTCGGCAAGAACCTTTTCGCCAATTTCCGCTACAATGCGGATGGCTCGGAGCAGCCGGATTTCGTGCTGAACCAGGAGCCCTATCGCAAGGCTGAGATCCTCATCGCCTTCGAGAATTTCGGCTGCGGCTCCTCGCGCGAGCATGCCCCCTGGGCCCTGCTCGATTTCGGCATCCGCTGCGTCATCGCGCCGGACTTCGCCGACATCTTCCACAACAACAGCTTCAAGAACGGCCTGCTGCCCATCCGCCTGCCGCGGGAGATCTGCGAGAAGCTGATGGAGGACGCCAAGCTCGGCGGCAACGCCCGCATCACGGTGGACCTCGAGCGCAACGTCGTGGTGCGCCCGAATGGCGAGGAGATTCCCTTTGCCATTGATCCGTTCCGCCGCCACTGCCTGCTGAACGGCCTGGACGATATCGGCCAGACCATGCAGCACACCCAATCCATCGACAGCTACGAAGACAAGCAGCGCCAGGCCCAGCCCTGGCTGCATGCCGCGGAGAACCGCCTGTGA
- the rimM gene encoding ribosome maturation factor RimM (Essential for efficient processing of 16S rRNA), with product MAPAMILLGEIGRPHGVRGLVRVRSFTAEPEDLTAYGPLSDATGTQRFVLEMLAPDLARIDGVNDRDQAARLTGTRLYVPREALPPPEDPDEFYLSDLEGLAAVTEAGEALGRVRSVEDHGAGAFLVLEGPPERLVPFTRAAVPAVDIAARRVTVVLPAEILVEPQPDEQGEAGAA from the coding sequence ATGGCGCCGGCGATGATCCTGTTGGGCGAGATCGGGAGGCCGCACGGTGTGCGGGGCCTGGTGCGCGTCCGCAGCTTCACCGCCGAGCCCGAGGATCTGACGGCCTATGGCCCGCTGAGCGACGCCACGGGCACGCAGCGCTTCGTGCTGGAGATGCTGGCGCCGGACCTGGCCCGCATCGATGGCGTGAACGACCGCGACCAGGCCGCGCGGCTGACCGGCACGCGCCTCTATGTTCCGCGCGAGGCGCTGCCGCCGCCCGAGGACCCCGACGAGTTCTACCTCTCGGACCTCGAAGGCCTTGCGGCGGTGACCGAGGCGGGCGAGGCGCTGGGCCGGGTGCGCTCGGTCGAGGATCACGGGGCGGGCGCCTTCCTCGTGCTGGAGGGGCCGCCCGAGCGGCTGGTGCCCTTCACGCGCGCGGCGGTGCCCGCGGTGGACATCGCGGCGCGCCGCGTGACCGTGGTGCTGCCGGCGGAAATCCTGGTGGAACCGCAGCCGGATGAGCAAGGGGAGGCGGGTGCGGCATGA
- a CDS encoding Bug family tripartite tricarboxylate transporter substrate binding protein: protein MLRRTLLTAAPAALALPAAAQDWPTAPIRGVVPFAAGSATDIVARLFAERMREGLGQPVVVENRAGASGLIGAEAVARATPDGNTILFGTNSTNAAANALFRRVPFDMERDFAPISLLASVPLLVAVAANSPHRTLNDLLTAARARPEAVTFASASSSQRVATEMLASMAQARMLHVPYRSSPAAVQDLIAGRVDLFVADQAVILPAAQAGQLRVLGVTTRGRSPQLPEIPTVAEAGNLPSYELFAWFVLVAPAGTPTPHIARLNAAVRQASANPELRQRLEQVLGMTVTPSTPEEAQAFMRSETVKWTNAIRAAGIEPE from the coding sequence ATGCTTCGCCGCACGCTTCTCACCGCCGCCCCTGCCGCCCTCGCCCTGCCCGCCGCCGCGCAGGACTGGCCCACCGCGCCGATCCGCGGCGTCGTGCCCTTCGCGGCCGGCAGCGCCACCGACATCGTCGCCCGCCTCTTCGCCGAGCGCATGCGCGAGGGGCTGGGCCAGCCCGTCGTCGTGGAGAACCGCGCCGGCGCCTCGGGCCTGATCGGCGCCGAGGCGGTGGCGCGCGCCACGCCCGATGGCAACACCATCCTCTTCGGCACCAACTCCACCAATGCGGCCGCCAATGCCCTGTTCCGCCGCGTGCCTTTCGACATGGAGCGCGACTTCGCGCCCATCTCGCTGCTGGCCTCGGTGCCGCTGCTCGTCGCCGTCGCGGCCAACAGCCCGCACCGCACGCTGAATGACCTGCTGACGGCGGCGCGCGCCCGGCCCGAGGCGGTGACCTTCGCCTCCGCCTCCTCCTCGCAGCGCGTCGCGACCGAGATGCTGGCCAGCATGGCGCAGGCGCGCATGCTGCACGTGCCCTACCGCTCCTCCCCCGCCGCCGTGCAGGACCTCATCGCGGGGCGCGTGGACCTCTTTGTGGCCGACCAGGCGGTGATCCTGCCCGCCGCCCAGGCCGGCCAGCTGCGCGTGCTGGGCGTGACCACGCGCGGCCGCTCGCCGCAGCTGCCCGAGATTCCGACGGTGGCGGAGGCCGGCAACCTGCCGAGTTACGAGCTCTTCGCCTGGTTCGTGCTGGTAGCACCGGCCGGCACGCCCACGCCGCACATCGCACGCCTCAACGCCGCCGTGCGCCAGGCCAGCGCGAATCCCGAACTGCGCCAGCGGCTGGAGCAGGTGCTGGGCATGACCGTCACGCCCTCCACGCCGGAGGAGGCACAGGCCTTCATGCGCAGCGAGACGGTGAAGTGGACCAACGCGATCCGCGCCGCCGGCATCGAACCGGAATAG
- a CDS encoding phosphorylase family protein, with protein MAEAVFPPGCVVAVGLKSEAALLPPGVRCVVSGGDPGRLDALWPADATAVLSFGIAGGLAPGVTTGELLVASSLWEAGETLGVDASWQAAIAARCGARASLIAASGTLLASAAEKGALHRASGARAVDMESGAAWRFARARGLPFAALRAVADGPGDVLPEAATVGLNPDGSPAPLRVLGALLRRPGDLPALLRLARASAAAHAALRRALASAGPAL; from the coding sequence ATGGCTGAGGCGGTCTTTCCGCCCGGCTGCGTCGTCGCCGTCGGGCTGAAGAGCGAGGCGGCACTGCTGCCGCCGGGCGTGCGCTGCGTGGTCTCGGGCGGCGATCCGGGGCGGCTGGACGCGCTCTGGCCCGCCGATGCGACGGCGGTGCTCTCCTTCGGCATCGCGGGCGGGCTCGCGCCCGGCGTGACGACGGGCGAGTTGCTTGTCGCCTCGTCCTTGTGGGAGGCAGGCGAGACGCTTGGCGTGGACGCGTCCTGGCAGGCGGCGATCGCGGCGCGCTGCGGAGCGCGGGCCAGCCTCATTGCCGCGAGCGGGACGCTGCTGGCCAGCGCCGCCGAGAAGGGTGCGCTGCATCGCGCCTCGGGCGCGCGGGCGGTGGACATGGAAAGCGGCGCCGCATGGCGCTTCGCGCGAGCGCGCGGCCTGCCCTTTGCCGCGTTGCGCGCCGTGGCCGATGGGCCCGGGGATGTGCTGCCCGAGGCCGCCACCGTCGGGCTCAACCCGGACGGCTCGCCCGCGCCGCTGCGCGTGCTCGGCGCGCTGCTGCGCCGCCCGGGCGACCTGCCTGCCCTGCTGCGCCTCGCGCGCGCCAGCGCCGCCGCCCATGCGGCGTTGCGCCGCGCGCTTGCCTCCGCCGGGCCCGCGCTCTAA
- a CDS encoding amidase, translating into MTAPHQMTLAEASGLIAARRLSPVELLADCAARIAAVEPQVNAFIRQTLPEAEAAAREAEAEIAKNGPRSALHGIPIGIKDIIDLAGHPTTCHSRLRLDHVATEDAAVVGLLRKAGAVFPGKLATHEFAIGGPAFDLPFPPARNPWNTAHHPGGSSSGSGAAVAARMLPAALGTDTGGSVRHPASHCGIVGLKATYGLVPREGVFPLAFSLDHVGPLTRTVRDAALMLNVMSGGREDYSRDLGLGLKGLRIGFVRHFHETDMPADAEMAAALEEGARLLAAEGAIVTDVTLPRLSEFAAVNRTVLYAESSAVHEEWLTTRPDEYANVTRRRLLPGLFLPAVDYMHAARRRTQLIAAIEAAFQDVDVLLTASSMDPACRIDDTEAVERTYPRQARTPFNVSGHPAITVMSGLSSGGLPLSLQFVTPAFTEALLLRVAHGFERAAPWKDRAPPLDG; encoded by the coding sequence ATGACCGCGCCGCACCAGATGACACTGGCCGAGGCCTCGGGCCTGATCGCGGCCCGCCGGCTCTCGCCCGTCGAGCTCCTCGCCGATTGCGCGGCGCGCATCGCGGCCGTCGAGCCGCAGGTCAACGCCTTCATCCGCCAGACGCTGCCCGAGGCCGAGGCCGCGGCGCGCGAGGCCGAGGCCGAGATCGCGAAGAACGGCCCGCGCTCGGCGCTGCACGGCATCCCCATCGGCATCAAGGACATCATTGACCTGGCCGGCCACCCCACGACCTGCCACTCGCGCCTGCGCCTGGATCATGTGGCGACGGAAGACGCAGCGGTGGTAGGGCTGCTGCGCAAGGCGGGCGCGGTGTTTCCGGGCAAGCTCGCCACCCATGAATTCGCCATTGGCGGCCCCGCCTTCGACCTGCCCTTCCCGCCCGCGCGCAACCCCTGGAATACGGCGCATCACCCGGGCGGCTCCTCCTCCGGCTCGGGGGCGGCGGTGGCCGCGCGCATGCTGCCGGCGGCGCTGGGCACCGACACCGGCGGCAGCGTGCGGCACCCGGCCTCGCATTGCGGCATCGTCGGCCTCAAGGCGACCTACGGCCTGGTCCCGCGCGAGGGCGTGTTTCCGCTGGCCTTCTCGCTCGACCATGTGGGACCGCTGACGCGCACCGTGCGCGACGCCGCGCTGATGCTGAACGTGATGTCCGGCGGGCGCGAGGATTACTCGCGGGACCTCGGCCTCGGCCTCAAGGGCCTGCGCATCGGCTTCGTGCGGCATTTCCATGAGACGGACATGCCGGCCGACGCGGAAATGGCGGCGGCGCTGGAAGAGGGCGCGCGGCTGCTTGCGGCCGAGGGCGCCATCGTCACCGATGTGACGCTGCCGCGGCTTTCGGAATTCGCCGCCGTGAACCGCACGGTGCTCTATGCCGAGAGCTCGGCCGTGCATGAGGAATGGCTGACCACGCGGCCCGACGAATACGCGAATGTCACGCGCCGCCGCCTGCTGCCCGGCCTCTTCCTGCCGGCGGTGGACTACATGCACGCGGCGCGGCGCCGCACGCAGCTCATCGCCGCGATCGAGGCCGCCTTCCAGGATGTGGACGTCCTGCTGACGGCGAGCAGCATGGACCCCGCCTGCCGCATCGACGACACCGAAGCGGTGGAGCGCACCTATCCGCGCCAGGCGCGCACGCCCTTCAACGTCAGCGGGCACCCGGCCATCACGGTGATGTCGGGCCTGTCCTCCGGCGGGCTGCCGCTCTCGCTGCAATTCGTGACGCCGGCCTTCACCGAGGCGCTTCTGCTGCGCGTGGCCCATGGCTTCGAACGCGCGGCGCCCTGGAAGGACCGTGCGCCGCCGCTCGATGGCTGA
- the rpsP gene encoding 30S ribosomal protein S16, with product MGLKIRLARAGAKKRPYYHIVVADSRSPRDGRFIEKVGSYNPMLPAEHADRIRLQEERIKEWLSQGALATDRVAKFLGRAGLMAMPAIPTQPIQSAPKKKAQERAAAAAR from the coding sequence ATGGGCCTGAAGATCCGCCTTGCCCGCGCCGGCGCCAAGAAGCGCCCCTACTACCACATCGTGGTGGCCGACAGCCGTTCGCCGCGCGATGGCCGCTTCATCGAGAAGGTGGGCAGCTACAACCCGATGCTGCCGGCCGAGCATGCCGACCGCATCCGCCTGCAGGAGGAGCGCATCAAGGAGTGGCTCTCCCAGGGCGCGCTGGCGACGGACCGCGTGGCGAAGTTCCTGGGCCGCGCCGGCCTGATGGCGATGCCCGCGATCCCGACGCAGCCGATCCAGTCGGCGCCGAAGAAGAAGGCGCAGGAACGCGCCGCGGCCGCCGCGCGCTGA
- a CDS encoding CaiB/BaiF CoA transferase family protein produces MLPLQGLKIVELGHYIAAPFCTRLLADLGAEVIKVEPPEGDPFRGWGSKKDGHSVWFSVHGRNKLSVTLDLKSAEGQRRVKALCARADAMVENFRPGYLERIGLGPAVLQAENPRLTIARISGYGQDGPYRDKPAFGAIGEAMGGLRHLTANPGQSEYPPPRCGVSISDDLAGMYAALALVSACWGRDRTPDGKGRILDLDLVSSVFSLMEGMLPEYGLTGAIRQPAGAAIPTAAPTNTYPCADGKWLCVAGNSDLIFRRLMTLIGREELSADPRMATNGGRCEHAAELDAAIAAWTKTLPAREAEALLEQAEVPCSRLYDMADCANDPHFRARGTVLPVQDPLLGEVLHPAPPFRLDGVTPAEMVRWTGRAAGADNDHVFHELLGEAR; encoded by the coding sequence ATGCTGCCCTTGCAAGGCCTGAAGATCGTCGAGCTGGGGCACTATATCGCCGCCCCCTTCTGCACCCGCCTGCTGGCTGATCTCGGCGCCGAGGTCATCAAGGTCGAGCCGCCGGAGGGCGACCCCTTTCGCGGCTGGGGCTCGAAGAAGGACGGGCATTCCGTCTGGTTCAGCGTGCATGGCCGCAACAAGCTCTCCGTCACGCTCGACCTGAAGAGTGCCGAGGGCCAGCGCCGCGTGAAGGCGCTTTGCGCCCGCGCCGATGCGATGGTCGAGAATTTCCGCCCGGGCTACCTGGAGCGCATCGGCCTTGGCCCCGCCGTGCTGCAGGCGGAAAATCCGCGCCTCACCATCGCGCGCATCAGCGGCTATGGGCAGGACGGGCCTTACCGCGACAAGCCCGCCTTCGGCGCCATCGGCGAGGCGATGGGCGGCCTGCGCCACCTGACCGCCAATCCCGGCCAGAGCGAATATCCGCCGCCGCGCTGCGGCGTCTCCATCAGCGACGATCTGGCCGGCATGTATGCGGCGCTCGCGCTGGTCTCCGCCTGCTGGGGGCGGGACCGCACCCCCGACGGCAAGGGGCGCATCCTGGATCTCGACCTCGTCAGCAGCGTCTTCTCGCTGATGGAGGGCATGCTGCCGGAATACGGGCTCACTGGCGCCATCCGCCAGCCGGCGGGCGCGGCGATTCCGACCGCCGCCCCCACCAACACCTATCCCTGCGCCGATGGGAAGTGGCTCTGCGTCGCTGGCAATTCGGACCTGATCTTCCGCCGCCTGATGACGCTGATCGGCCGTGAGGAGCTTTCGGCCGATCCCCGCATGGCGACGAATGGCGGCCGCTGCGAACACGCGGCCGAACTCGACGCCGCCATCGCCGCCTGGACGAAGACCCTGCCGGCGCGCGAGGCCGAGGCGCTGCTGGAGCAGGCCGAGGTTCCCTGCTCGCGCCTCTATGACATGGCCGATTGCGCGAATGACCCGCACTTCCGGGCGCGCGGCACGGTGCTGCCGGTGCAGGACCCGCTGCTGGGCGAGGTGCTGCACCCCGCACCGCCCTTCCGCCTCGATGGCGTGACACCGGCCGAGATGGTGCGCTGGACGGGCCGCGCCGCCGGTGCTGACAATGACCATGTGTTCCATGAATTGCTGGGAGAAGCCCGATGA
- the rplS gene encoding 50S ribosomal protein L19, translating to MNLLQQFDADQKARLTASRPVPEFAAGDTVRVMVKVVEGERTRVQAYEGVVIARSNRGLHSNFTVRKLSYGEGVERVFPLHSPAIAEISVVRRGKVRRAKLYYLRGRTGKSARIAEKLGLRTAPEAAAKDAAEA from the coding sequence ATGAACCTCTTGCAGCAGTTCGACGCCGACCAGAAGGCCCGCCTGACCGCGAGCCGTCCCGTTCCCGAATTCGCCGCCGGTGACACCGTGCGCGTCATGGTGAAGGTCGTGGAAGGCGAGCGCACGCGCGTTCAGGCCTATGAGGGCGTGGTGATCGCGCGCTCCAACCGCGGCCTGCACAGCAACTTCACCGTGCGCAAGCTCTCCTACGGCGAGGGCGTGGAGCGCGTCTTCCCGCTGCACTCCCCGGCCATCGCGGAGATCTCCGTGGTGCGTCGCGGCAAGGTGCGCCGCGCGAAGCTGTATTACCTGCGTGGCCGCACCGGCAAGTCGGCGCGCATCGCCGAGAAGCTCGGCCTGCGCACGGCCCCCGAGGCTGCCGCCAAGGACGCCGCCGAGGCCTGA
- the leuB gene encoding 3-isopropylmalate dehydrogenase: protein MIANKKLLVLPGDGIGPEVMHEVRRVIDWMEQRRLVRFEIGEGLVGGAAIDAEGVPCPDRTLEAAREADAVLFGSVGGPKWDKLPFEQRPELGILRLRKELGLFANLRPAIVLDPLVDASSLKPDVVRGLDIMIVRESTGGIYFGEPRGIHTDANGKRIGIDTEVYSEDEIARAARVAFDLARKRRNKVTSTEKANVMQSGRLWRAVVSEVHKAEFPDVELEHMYADNAAMQLCSRPKQFDVILASNLFGDVLSDLAAALTGSLGMLPSATLGAVQPDGRRHALYEPIHGSAPDIAGKGIANPSAQILSFAMLLRWSFGMEEQARMVEQAVERVLAGGMRTADIMQPGMARISCSVMGESVVRELNKIAG, encoded by the coding sequence GTGATCGCCAACAAGAAGCTCCTCGTCCTGCCCGGTGACGGCATCGGGCCCGAGGTGATGCACGAGGTCCGCCGCGTCATCGACTGGATGGAGCAGCGCCGCCTCGTGCGCTTCGAGATCGGCGAGGGCCTGGTCGGTGGAGCGGCAATCGACGCCGAGGGCGTGCCCTGCCCGGACCGCACGCTGGAAGCGGCGCGCGAAGCGGATGCGGTGCTGTTCGGCAGCGTCGGCGGCCCCAAGTGGGACAAGCTGCCCTTCGAGCAGCGCCCCGAGCTCGGCATCCTCCGGCTGCGCAAGGAGCTGGGGCTCTTCGCCAATTTGCGCCCGGCCATCGTGCTCGATCCGCTTGTGGACGCCTCCTCGCTCAAGCCCGACGTGGTGCGCGGCCTCGACATCATGATCGTGCGCGAGAGCACCGGCGGCATCTATTTCGGTGAGCCGCGCGGCATCCACACCGATGCGAATGGCAAGCGCATCGGCATTGATACCGAAGTGTATTCCGAGGACGAGATCGCCCGCGCCGCGCGCGTTGCCTTCGACCTCGCGCGCAAGCGCCGCAACAAGGTGACGAGCACCGAGAAGGCCAACGTCATGCAGTCCGGCCGCCTCTGGCGCGCCGTGGTGAGCGAGGTCCACAAGGCCGAGTTCCCGGATGTCGAGCTGGAGCACATGTACGCGGACAACGCTGCGATGCAGCTCTGCTCGCGCCCCAAGCAGTTCGACGTGATCCTCGCCTCGAACCTGTTCGGCGATGTGCTGAGCGACCTCGCGGCCGCGCTCACGGGCTCGCTCGGCATGCTGCCCTCGGCGACGCTGGGCGCGGTGCAGCCCGATGGCCGGCGGCATGCGCTCTATGAGCCGATCCATGGCTCGGCGCCGGACATCGCGGGCAAGGGCATCGCGAATCCGTCGGCGCAGATCCTTTCCTTCGCCATGCTGCTGCGCTGGTCCTTCGGCATGGAGGAGCAGGCGCGCATGGTCGAGCAGGCGGTGGAGCGCGTGCTGGCCGGCGGGATGCGCACGGCGGATATCATGCAGCCCGGCATGGCGCGCATCAGCTGCTCCGTGATGGGCGAGAGCGTGGTGCGGGAGCTGAACAAGATCGCCGGTTGA